In one Vicinamibacteria bacterium genomic region, the following are encoded:
- a CDS encoding NAD(P)(+) transhydrogenase (Re/Si-specific) subunit beta, translating to MSEAFINLFYLIAAVLFILGLKGLTHPRTAVRGNLLGALGMLIAIVVTLTDHRIVSFQIIVAGFVVGGLVGAIMAYRAPMTAMPQVVAVFNGFGGGASALAVGAAFIEALR from the coding sequence ATGAGCGAAGCGTTCATTAACCTCTTCTACCTCATCGCCGCCGTCCTCTTCATCCTCGGTCTCAAAGGGCTGACCCATCCGCGGACCGCGGTCCGGGGAAACCTCCTCGGCGCCCTCGGCATGCTCATCGCCATCGTCGTCACCCTGACCGATCACCGCATCGTCAGCTTCCAGATCATCGTCGCCGGGTTCGTCGTCGGAGGATTGGTCGGAGCGATCATGGCCTATCGCGCCCCGATGACCGCCATGCCGCAGGTGGTAGCGGTGTTCAACGGCTTCGGAGGCGGCGCCTCGGCTCTGGCGGTCGGAGCCGCGTTCATCGAGGCGCTGAGGG
- a CDS encoding NAD(P) transhydrogenase subunit alpha: MEAFVAPLTIFVLALFVGFEIITKVPPLLHTPLMSGANAISGITLVGTLVTSGARLTLATEIFGFLAVAMATANVVGGFLVTHRMLGMFHRKGEDERSVH, translated from the coding sequence ATGGAAGCATTCGTGGCCCCTCTGACCATCTTCGTGCTTGCGCTATTCGTCGGCTTCGAGATCATCACCAAGGTTCCGCCCCTTCTCCACACGCCGCTCATGTCCGGGGCGAACGCGATCTCCGGGATCACTCTCGTCGGAACGCTGGTCACCTCGGGTGCCCGATTGACCCTTGCCACCGAGATCTTCGGATTCCTCGCGGTGGCCATGGCCACCGCCAACGTCGTCGGGGGCTTCCTCGTCACCCACCGCATGCTGGGGATGTTCCACCGCAAGGGCGAAGATGAGCGAAGCGTTCATTAA